The window CTTCTTCTTTATGGGGCTTTGAAAACCTGTTCCAAGGGCATACATCTTGACAAATGTCACAGCCAAATACCCAATTCTCCATTTTCCCTTTAAAATCATCCGGGATGGCTTCCTTAAGCTCTATGGTCAAATAGGAAATGCATTTTGATCCATCAATTAAATTGTCCTGTAGAATTGCATCTGTTGGGCAAGCATCTACGCATCGGGTGCAAGTTCCGCAATAATCTTTATCGGACGGATTGTCATAGATCAAAGGTAAATCGATGATTAGCTCCGCTAAAAAGAAAAAACTACCTGAGGATTTATTTAGCAGTAAGCTGTTTTTTCCTTTCCAGCCTAATCCCGCCTTTACTGCCCATTGCCTTTCCATTACGGGAGCACTGTCTACGAAAACCCTTCCATGTACCTCACCTATTTCTTCCTTTAAGCATTTTAAAAATTCTTTTAGCTTGTCCTTGATCACAAAGTGATAATCTTCCCCATAAGCATATTTTGCAATTTTTAGTGCATTTCTGCTTTCATCCAAATTTTGCTGAGGATAATAGTTAAACATTAGGCTTACAACGGATTTTGCTCCTTCTACTAGTTTTCTTGGATCTAGTCTCTTGTCAAAATGGTTGGCCATATAGGCCATTTTTCCGTGGTAATTTTTGTTTAACCAATTTTCCAACTTAGGCGCTTCCTCTTCCAAAAAAGTAGCTTCAGCAATTCCACAATAGTCAAAACCGAGTTTTGACGCTGTTTTTTTGACTATTTGCGTATGCTTTTCAATTGTACTCAAGGCATTTGGTAATTAATTTCTGGATTAGCACCCTAGCTTTCAAATAAATTACCAGACTGTCCCCCGGGCTTTGGCTTTATTTTGAGATGGGTATAGGCAAGGTCAGTGGCAGTTCGGCCTCTACTTGTTCTTTTGAGATAGCCCTCTTTTATTAGAAAAGGTTCATAGACCTCTTCTATCGTTTCAGCCTCTTCTCCGCAAGCTGTGGCGATAGTTGAGATACCTACCGGACCGCCGGCAAATTTATTGATAATGGTAAGCAAGATCCTATTGTCCATTTCATCCAAACCATTTTGATCCACATCCAATGCATTAAGCGCCATTTCTGCAATTTCTAAAGTAATTCTCCCATTGCCTTTTATTTCAGCAAAATCTCTGGTTCGTCGCAACAGGGTATTGGCAATTCTTGGAGTTCCGCGGCTTCTTCTGGCAATTTCAAAGGCTGCTTCAGGATCCAAGGGGGTGCCTAAGATAGCTGCAGAGCGGGTTACAATGGTAGACAGTAACTTTGCATCATAATATTCAAGCCGGGCATTGATACCAAACCGAGCCCTCAGGGGTGAGGTAAGTAGGCCGGATCTAGTAGTGGCCCCTACTAGGGTAAATGGGTTTAAGTTTATTTGTACAGTCCTTGCATTCGGACCTGAATCAAGCATAATATCGATCCTAAAATCCTCCATGGCTGAATAGAGGTATTCTTCCACAATCGGATTCAAGCGATGGATTTCATCTATAAATAAAACATCGCCTTCTTCAAGATTGGTGAGCAATCCAGCGAGATCTGAAGGCTTATCCAAAACCGGACCGGAGGTAATCTTAAGTGTAGATTCCAATTCATTGGCGATGATGTGACTCAAGGTGGTCTTTCCAAGGCCGGGAGGCCCATGGAGCAAAACATGGTCCAAAGACTCACCTCTTTTTTTGGCAGCCAAAACAAAAATTTTGATGTTTTCAACCGTCTTTTTTTGACCTGTGAAATCATCAAAACTCAGGGGTCTTAGTGCTTTTTCTATTTCCTTGTCTCCAGGGCTTAAGCTTTCCTGGTCACCACGCAGATATTCTTCTCTCATATGAACCTTCTATGTCCCACAAATATAGAAAAATCATTGAAGCTTTTCAGGTTTTAAAGGGTTTCCGCTGAAACACTAACTAAGGTTAATGACCAAAAGTAATGAGCAATTGAAAAAATAGAATTAACTTTCGGAAAATTAAAACTGGCATTGTTTTATGCGAAAATCAGCCAAAAAAAATATCATTTACAGCATTTTGTTACTGTTAGTGGTGTTTATGGTTTACCTCTACAGACAAAATAAAGAAACTGCAGTTTCTACAGATACAACCCACCCAAAAATGGTTTTGAGTGGAAAGACCATGGGCACCACCTATAGGATTGTCTATTTAGATCCGGGGGGGCGTAATTTTAAAAAAGAAATTGATTCAATCCTCGTTGATTTTAACCAGTCTCTTTCTACCTATATACAGGATTCTGAACTTAGTAGACTAAACAGGTATGATTCCCTTGTTTTTGAATCGGATTATTTTTATCCTGTGTTGCAGACCAGCAAGGAGGTGTTTTCAATTACAGATGGCGCTTTTGATCCTACCATTGGTCCTTTGGTCAATGCCTGGGGTTTTGGACCGGACGGACCTTCTTTGCAAGATAGTTTAGGAGTGAAACAATTATTGGAGCAAGTAGGCTTTGAGAATTTGGATTTTAATGAAAAAGGCGTTAAAAAATCCAATACTGATGTTTATCTTGATTTTAGTGCCATAGCAAAAGGATACGGAGCAGATGTTGTTGCCAATTTTTTAAAGGATATGGGTATAGTAGATTTCCTTGTGGAGATTGGTGGCGAACTTGTAGGAAATGGCGTAAATGACAAAGGTGAATTATGGAAAGTAGGCGTTTCACATCCGGATGAAGAAGGTTTGGCCAATGAAATCTATAGTATTGTTGCCCTGGAAAATAAAGGCTTGGCTACTTCAGGCAATTATCGTAATTTTTATGTTAAAGATGGTGTAAAATACTCTCACACAATTAGCCCATTTACGGGTTATCCTGTGGTACATCGTTTGCTAAGTGCTACGGTGGTGGCTGATGATTGTATGGTGGCTGATGCCTATGCTACAGCCTTTATGGTTTTGGGATTAGACCGCGCAAAGGAAATACAAAAATCAGTGGAAGGTATAGAGATCTTTCTTATCTTTAATGATGACCAAGGCCAAATTCAATCTTACGTTAGTGATGGTCTCGCTCCATTTTTGACTACCGTAGGTGCTAAAGAGCCCAAATAACCCTAGCTAATATATGTTGTATGTACTTTTACTTTTTTTTGCTGCATTGGGTGCAGGATTGGTTGCAATCCTGGTGCCAGGTTGGAATGAGAAAAGCTTTAAGCTGGCATTAATATTTGCCGGTGCGTATCTTTTTGCCATTACAATTCTCCATATTTTCCCTGAACTTTTTGCCAATAAAGAATCAGCCTATTTTATGGGCTTGTATATCTTGCTTGGGTTTTTGCTACAACAAGTCCTTGATTTTATGTCCTCGGGAATTGAACATGGACATATTCATGACCATAAAGGACACGGAGCTAGCAATACAGTATGGACTTTAATGATTGGTTTGTTTTTGCATGCATTTCTGGAAGGAACATTGCTTTCAAAACAACCCATGCTCACCGGACATCATCATGGAAGTGAAACCCTTCTATTGGGAATGATTATGCATAAAATGCCGGAGGCCTTTGCATTATCGGCTGTTTTATTGTCCCGTCTTAATAAAACAAATACAATTTTATTGTTGATCCTATTTGCTTTGGCCTCACCTCTGGGTATGTTATCAACAGATTTTCTTTTTGATCGATCATTGATAGGTAGAGAAACCCTCGATATTTTATTTGGTTTGGTGGCAGGTGGCTTTTTACATATATCTACCATTATATTTTTTGAAAGCTCCCCACAACATCGGTTTCAATTGCATAAATTACTGATCATTCTATTGGCATCTGTATTGGCCATTTTGACGGAGTTTATTGTTTGAGTACGTAAGAGAAGCACCGCATTTCATTTATTATACAGGGTTTAAAAATTGATACTTCATTAACTTTTTTAGCTGTGAGGTCCGGAACCTATTTGGAATAAGGGATAGGCTACTTTTATTTTTTAAGGATGAAATATAGCTTGATAAAATAAATTAATAAGTGATTTGATCTTGTGGTTCAAAGCAGGAATTGGATAAAAAAAAATGCCAGGGTTTTATCATAAATAAAACCCTGGACAAACCCTACATTAAAAAATAACCAACTTCCGCTACGGATTCCAACTTCTCAATTCAACTGGTTCCGTTTTCATTTTTTTGATAGAATAAATGTACTAAAGATAAATTTATAAAACCAATTATTATTAAGGTATATTGTTATATTACTGTACAAAGATTTTTTAATTGTATGAAATACATTAATATAAATATAAATATGTAAGAAATACAGTTTTTTGTATTTGATAGTGTGAAAAACCGATCTTATTTGGTGTTCACTTTCGAAAAAGTAAGTTAAGATACTGTGAATAAGGTTATTGCGATTGTATTGTGTTAATTTTTCTATAATTAGTTATATAATTGAATCAGACTTAGTTTTTCTATTTAAATAAATTCGAAAAAGAAATGCCATATAATTTTAATAAGAAGAAGGAATAGAAGGTGTGTATTCTATTAATTTCCTACAAAACTTTATATTTATCGGCCTTCTTGGAATACCTTTAAAGGACGTGACAAAGGATTCTTCATAGATAATTTCTTGAAAAGCAGCCTTGCCTTCAAAATTATCATAGTTCCAGCTTACAAAAACTCCGTATTTTTCCTTTCCCAAAAACTGATCCATACCTTTCCAGAGATCAAATTGGTTTTTACGAACGCCCATATTTATAACATAAGTTTGAGGATTTCCGGACAAATAAAAGGAGAGTTCAGATGCCGTGTGATAAGAATCAGAAAACACAAAGGGGGCTTCAATTGCCAAGCTATCTGTCAAGAAATCGATTCTTTCCGCAAGCTGTTGATGTCCCAGCAACCTTTTGATTAAATTCTGCTCTGTTTTGATCATTATATTGGAGGATTTTAACCCCAAATAATCAGGTGATAAGAAAAGAATAGGAATAAACATCCCAAGAAATACCCCGGAGAAAGTAATCTTTTTCCAACGTATAGATTGCCGATCGATCCATTTTGCTAAGACAATTGCCAAACCTGTGTAAGCAAAGGCCGGCCAATTTATCATGGCATCTTTAAAAATACTTAACGCGGCAAATGTTACGAATGCCAATAATCCTGGAAGAATAAGGTAAATTGATTCAGCGTTTTTGCTTTTAATGGTATTTCGAAAAGCTGCTAACCAAGCAGGAAGTAAAAACAAAGAAACAACCGCCATTTGGCTTAAGATAAACTCTATAAAACTTCTGCTAGCGATGGATAAGTTGGTAGGGATATTATTTATACCTTCTGTACCTGATAAGGCTAACAAATGTCTGAAGGTATCAAAGTTATTTTGCCAGTTCCAAATAAATGCAGGGATGAATCCCAATAAACTAATCAAAATGAATTTCAAGAAATTTTTCTTGTGGACATTAAATTCCCCTATATAAAGTAAGTAAATTATTAAAACAGGGAATACCAACATGATGACAACTTTTGCCATTAGCCCCATTGCAGTAGTTATCCCGGCAAGAAGCCACCACTTGGAGCTATTTTCCCTAATCCCTCTATAGCAAAGATAAATACTTAATGTCCAAAAAAGGGTGAGAGAAGAATCTGTCATATGGAAGGTGGATGCAAGCCACCAAACAGGCATAGATTGGACGATCAAGGCCGCCCAAAATCCTATTTTTTTCGAGTACAAATAGGATCCAAATAAATAAGTAACCCATGCAATTCCAACTCCGCTCAATATAGCATTTATTCGAACGGCCATTTCTGTATTGCCGAATACCGAGGTACTTAAAAAATTTAATACAGCAACCAATGGAGGTTTTGAATAATAATGCCAAGCCATGTTCTGTGACCATAGCCAATATTGTGCTTCTTCGGTAAATAAATTTACTTCCGGTCTAAGGGTGAAAAGAATCTTCGGTACCGCTAACGAAATCGTTATAATGTAGAAATAGAAAGAATATTTTTTTTGGTTAGGAACCATAAAAAATTAATTTAAGTAAAATTTATTATCCAAATAAAGAAAAGCATGAGGCTCGATGATTTGAGGAAATTGCAATCTAAACCATTTAATAGATTGCCTTCTTCAACTAATTTTCTTGAATAAGAAAATTCCATAATGAATCAAATCAATGTAATAACGACATCCATTGTTATGTGAAACTCACTAGGATGCATTAAAACCCGTACTTTAGCCTTTTTTGCTAACGGAAAGGGAGGAAAGTTGTTTGTTTATTTGGCACTACTTTTGGCACGAGTCCGGAAGAGAGTCGGTTTTTGAAATTACAAAAAATTGGATAAGTATAATTCTTTAAAATATAATTGGAGAGAGAGGTAAATCCTCAACTATAAATTTGTTTATTTGATGCAAGGGTTGATGATAAAATATTTAATCCGGTTTTGGAATAATCCATATCTCAGCCACTTGAACCCCTCTTTCTCCTTCACCACACGTCCAATGGAGCACCAGGTCCCCATCGGCATAGCTGCTTTGAGATAATTCAAATTCATACAAAGGTTTGGCCCCGGTCTGAATGAAGTCGTGAATCAAATGACCATCATCAGTAGATAATTTCATTTTAGACCTGAACCTACCGGTATAAGCTATTTTAATTTTATATGCTTTTTCAGGGTTTAGTTCTTCATATTTTATGAGCAAGGGAGTATCATAGAGCGTGGTTATTTGGTTCATCCAGGCCAGAGGAGTGGCAGTCCCTCCAAATCCTACAGCCTGTATTTCATGCACCCATTCTTGACCTTTTAGGCCTACCCCGAAGCTTTCTCTAGGTCCATATAACCCACCGGGGTCTTGACTCCATATTTTTGTTTTAACAACTCTATTCCAGCTTTTTCCCATCCCGAAATTGTCATAAAAACCTCCCGGACCCGGATTAGTACGGTTGAGCAGTTGCTTTATTTTATCTTCTCTTAGCTTTTCCTCCGGTACTTTTTGAATGGCCTTGAGATTGGCCAAAAGCCAAGGGGAATCATTAAGCGGTACCTCTAAATTGTCAATAAAATTTCCTCTTCCTGAAGCTGCACCATGAGACTCAATGGTAAGTTGCGCTCCTATGCTTTGGTAAAGTGCATCAGCCAGTTCTAAACTTCTTTGCTTCAACTGTGCTAAATAAGGGTCTGAGGCGGGTTCTGTAAGAATTCTTGTAGCCTTTTCTATACTTTTGAGGCTGCCAATTTTTTCTGACCCTTGTAATACATTGATTGCTTTCTGTTCTTGCTGAGTTTCAAACAGTAGTTTTTGCTGAATATAAGCATCAAAATAGGCTCGGATTAACCCCATTTGAAATCTAAAATTAGCCATTAATTTATTGTCAGCTTTTTCTTCCATTGCCTGCCATTGAGCCAAGGCTTGGGAAACACTGGAATTGTATAGCAATCTACCTCGCAGATTTTCCTCTTGGGCTAAAAAGCCATTTGTTGCAGCATCCACCCATTTAGGGCCAAAGAAAAAACGGGAATAATCTCTTAAAGTTTCCAAGACCTTTGTTTCCGGATTCCATTCTTGATCTGTCCATATGAATTTATTTACATCGTCATTGGTACCTTCAGAATAGCTAATGCTCCCATTAGCAAAGTGGGCCAGTGAATTGTGGATGGTTTTTTGGTCCTTAGGTCGAGGATTAATAGACTCCCTACCCAAAGTCATGGCCATGGCCAAATCCCATTCAGGAATAGGGTACTGTGAACTCAAATTATGAGTAATGTCAGGATACCTACGGATAGGAATAGAGGAATCAGTTAACTGTCGCAATTCAGGTAATGGTATTTTTACCCAAGGGCCGAAAACTACGCCACCAAACCAATCATACTTCTGGTTGACGTGAAAAAAGAATTGGTCAAACCAAGCCTTCGTCGGCCTAAATACCTGGGGGGAAACCCATATTTTGGCAGTAGGGTGAAATCGGTGAAGCACTGTAGCCACTTCTTCTAACCAATGGAACAATACATCCGGCTCTAGGTCCCCCGGGTCCCCGCCGGGAACAAATAAATGATCCAATCTTGGGATGGAGGCGAATACATCTTTGCGCTGGGTTAGCTCAATGGTTCTTGTTTTAGGATCTTCATAGTCTTCAGCCATATTGGGGTACCACATCCACACATCCAAATCCAATTCATCAGCTATTCGTGATTGTTCGCCAATCATATCAATGGCGGGAATAGTCATGTGAGGCGAAGTGAAATCATCATCGGTTCGTGGAGGCATAATTTCAATACTATTGGCTCCAAACAATGCCAGCTCCCTAATATATTGATCAAAGCGATCTACAGAAAAGGCATCGTAGGCGTTTGTTTTGGGACGGTATCCCAATTGATGCCCTCTAATGGGATATTTTGGGGAACTAGTTTTTTCAATGCCTTTATTCAATAGCAAATGATTTTCTGACCAATCCATTTTTCTCAAAAGATGGCCTATACCAAATAGCAAGCCTCTGTCATCTTTCCCTATAATAATGGCCATGGGCGGAGAAAAGGTGTCATCGATGACCACCTTAAAGCCTTCACCGGGCATGGCTTCGACGTCTTTTAATCTTTTCTTCCATTTTTTGGGAAGACTTTGAATGGCATCGTATTGAGTCAATAGGATAATTGGGGAGGCGGCCTCCTCTTTTTGCTTGATGGGAAATGTAGAATTTATCCGGCTTTCTAGTTCTTCTTTCAGTATCTTGGCATAGGTAGGTATGCGCTCACTTTCTCCAAAAGGAACAATTACAGCTCCAGAAAAGTTAAAATTTTGGCCATATGAAAGACCACTCACTAGAAAAATTGTTGTAATTAATAGGTGTCGTAGCAGCATCGTTTCTTTGGGTTATCTTCCAATATACCCTTAGTACAGCTAATATGACTACTTAGATGCTTATTCTCTGCGTTTTACTTCGTAATTTTTTATGGGATTGTGCATGCTGACTTTTTGCATTTTCCCATTTTGGTAGTAATATTTATTTTCATCACCCTCTATATGGGTGGTGTAGATGCCTTTGCCATGCGATCTGATCTCAGAGAATTTCCCTAAATTTTCTGCAATCATCACTGTTATCCCTTTTGGTTCCTCAAAAAATAGTCTTACAGCACTATGGTGAATAGGTGATTTGATAATGTCTTTGTGTTCATATTTATATCCATTTGCATCAATTTTATATTCATCACCCTCAAGCCATATTCTACTGATAAAGTTTCCTCTATTTGTTTTTGAACTTACTTTAGAATCTATGAAAATATCATCGTGGTATTTTACCTCAGTGTGGTAGTCTACTTTGATGGTTCCGAATAGCCAGAAACTAACCTTACTGTCCAACCTGTATATGGTGGTGTCGTTTTCTAAGGTTTTTGTGGCTTTCATTTGCCCGATGGTAAAACCGGCCAATTTGATATCAAAATCAATTGTTTCTTGGGCTTTTAAGGAGCTTGAATAGAGAATGAATAGTGTAAGTATAAGAGAGGTTAAAGAAGATACTTTTATGGGCATTTTCTAGTGGTTTAGTAGATTGTGCTTTCTATTATGTTAGGGTTAAGGGAAGCAAAAGTCAAGCTCCTTGACGAATAGGCA of the Cyclobacterium marinum DSM 745 genome contains:
- the queG gene encoding tRNA epoxyqueuosine(34) reductase QueG, giving the protein MSTIEKHTQIVKKTASKLGFDYCGIAEATFLEEEAPKLENWLNKNYHGKMAYMANHFDKRLDPRKLVEGAKSVVSLMFNYYPQQNLDESRNALKIAKYAYGEDYHFVIKDKLKEFLKCLKEEIGEVHGRVFVDSAPVMERQWAVKAGLGWKGKNSLLLNKSSGSFFFLAELIIDLPLIYDNPSDKDYCGTCTRCVDACPTDAILQDNLIDGSKCISYLTIELKEAIPDDFKGKMENWVFGCDICQDVCPWNRFSKPHKEEAFLPHADLEKSAWEEMTKETFNKVFKRSALKRTKWEGFQRNIHFVKNEAS
- the ruvB gene encoding Holliday junction branch migration DNA helicase RuvB, coding for MREEYLRGDQESLSPGDKEIEKALRPLSFDDFTGQKKTVENIKIFVLAAKKRGESLDHVLLHGPPGLGKTTLSHIIANELESTLKITSGPVLDKPSDLAGLLTNLEEGDVLFIDEIHRLNPIVEEYLYSAMEDFRIDIMLDSGPNARTVQINLNPFTLVGATTRSGLLTSPLRARFGINARLEYYDAKLLSTIVTRSAAILGTPLDPEAAFEIARRSRGTPRIANTLLRRTRDFAEIKGNGRITLEIAEMALNALDVDQNGLDEMDNRILLTIINKFAGGPVGISTIATACGEEAETIEEVYEPFLIKEGYLKRTSRGRTATDLAYTHLKIKPKPGGQSGNLFES
- a CDS encoding FAD:protein FMN transferase, whose amino-acid sequence is MRKSAKKNIIYSILLLLVVFMVYLYRQNKETAVSTDTTHPKMVLSGKTMGTTYRIVYLDPGGRNFKKEIDSILVDFNQSLSTYIQDSELSRLNRYDSLVFESDYFYPVLQTSKEVFSITDGAFDPTIGPLVNAWGFGPDGPSLQDSLGVKQLLEQVGFENLDFNEKGVKKSNTDVYLDFSAIAKGYGADVVANFLKDMGIVDFLVEIGGELVGNGVNDKGELWKVGVSHPDEEGLANEIYSIVALENKGLATSGNYRNFYVKDGVKYSHTISPFTGYPVVHRLLSATVVADDCMVADAYATAFMVLGLDRAKEIQKSVEGIEIFLIFNDDQGQIQSYVSDGLAPFLTTVGAKEPK
- a CDS encoding ZIP family metal transporter, coding for MLYVLLLFFAALGAGLVAILVPGWNEKSFKLALIFAGAYLFAITILHIFPELFANKESAYFMGLYILLGFLLQQVLDFMSSGIEHGHIHDHKGHGASNTVWTLMIGLFLHAFLEGTLLSKQPMLTGHHHGSETLLLGMIMHKMPEAFALSAVLLSRLNKTNTILLLILFALASPLGMLSTDFLFDRSLIGRETLDILFGLVAGGFLHISTIIFFESSPQHRFQLHKLLIILLASVLAILTEFIV
- a CDS encoding ArnT family glycosyltransferase: MVPNQKKYSFYFYIITISLAVPKILFTLRPEVNLFTEEAQYWLWSQNMAWHYYSKPPLVAVLNFLSTSVFGNTEMAVRINAILSGVGIAWVTYLFGSYLYSKKIGFWAALIVQSMPVWWLASTFHMTDSSLTLFWTLSIYLCYRGIRENSSKWWLLAGITTAMGLMAKVVIMLVFPVLIIYLLYIGEFNVHKKNFLKFILISLLGFIPAFIWNWQNNFDTFRHLLALSGTEGINNIPTNLSIASRSFIEFILSQMAVVSLFLLPAWLAAFRNTIKSKNAESIYLILPGLLAFVTFAALSIFKDAMINWPAFAYTGLAIVLAKWIDRQSIRWKKITFSGVFLGMFIPILFLSPDYLGLKSSNIMIKTEQNLIKRLLGHQQLAERIDFLTDSLAIEAPFVFSDSYHTASELSFYLSGNPQTYVINMGVRKNQFDLWKGMDQFLGKEKYGVFVSWNYDNFEGKAAFQEIIYEESFVTSFKGIPRRPINIKFCRKLIEYTPSIPSSY
- a CDS encoding DUF6134 family protein; translation: MPIKVSSLTSLILTLFILYSSSLKAQETIDFDIKLAGFTIGQMKATKTLENDTTIYRLDSKVSFWLFGTIKVDYHTEVKYHDDIFIDSKVSSKTNRGNFISRIWLEGDEYKIDANGYKYEHKDIIKSPIHHSAVRLFFEEPKGITVMIAENLGKFSEIRSHGKGIYTTHIEGDENKYYYQNGKMQKVSMHNPIKNYEVKRRE